The following DNA comes from Azospirillum sp. TSA2s.
TGCCCGCGAACATACTTTCCATCAGTTGCCCGACCAGCATCGCCTCGAATTCCTTCGCCACCTTGTCGGCGGCTGCGGGGTTGGGGACGGCCGGCGTCGAGGGCGTGGCCGTGCTGCGGAGGGTCGTTGCGGCGATGTCCATCGTCGTCTCCCAATCTTGGTCTTCGGGGTCAGATGATTTCCAGATCGGCGTGCAGGGCGCCGGCGGCCTTGATGGCCTGGAGGATCGCCACCATGTCGCGCGGCCCCACCCCCAGCGCGTTCAGCCCGTTGACCAGCTGCTGCAGGCTGACATTGCCGCCGACGGTCACGAACTGGCGGCCGTTGCCTTCCTGAACCTGCACGTCGGTGCGCGGCACCACGACGGTGGAGCCGTTGCTGAAGGGCTGCGGCTGCGACACCTGCGGCGTCTCGACGACGCGGACGGTCAGGTTGCCCTGGGTGATGGCGACGCGGCTGACCCGCACATCGTCGCCGATGACGATGGTGCCGCTGCGCTCGTCCACCACCACGCGGGCGATGGCGTCGGGGCGGACCGGCAGCTGTTCGATCTCGCCGATCAGGCGGGAGACGTTGCCGACATAGGATCCGGTGATCCGCACATCCACCGTGGTCAGATCGACCACCCGCGCATTCCCGGCGCCGAGCCGGCCATTCACCGCGTCGGCGATGCGGATCGCCGTGGTGAAGTCCGGATTGCGCAGGGCCATCCGCACCTGTCCGACATCGTTCAGCGCGAATTTCAGCTCGCGCTCCACCGTGGCGCCGTTGGCGATGCGGGCGGTGGTCGGCACGCCTTTGGTCACCGTCGCCGCCGCGCCGCCGGCGGTGAAGCCGCTGACCGACAGCGGCCCCTGCGCCACCGCATAAGCCTCGCCATCCGCACCCAGCAGCGGCGTCACCACCAGCGTGCCGCCCAGCAGGCTGGTGGCGTCGCCCAGCGCCGACACCGTCACGTCGACCGTGGTGCCCTGGCGCGGGAAGGGCGGCAGGCTGGCGGTCACCATCACCGCCGCGGCGTTGCGTGTGCGCAGGGTCTCGCCGCGGGTGTTGATGCCCAGCCGCTCCATCATCCCCTTCAGGCTCTGTTCGGTGAAGGGTGTGTTGATGAGG
Coding sequences within:
- a CDS encoding flagellar basal body P-ring protein FlgI — its product is MSPGIQLPVPRRLRPAFRRAVFSRAVALVGGLLLVLGMLSVAPVPAAAQTRVKDLVTFDGVRRNQLVGYGLVVGLNGTGDRLINTPFTEQSLKGMMERLGINTRGETLRTRNAAAVMVTASLPPFPRQGTTVDVTVSALGDATSLLGGTLVVTPLLGADGEAYAVAQGPLSVSGFTAGGAAATVTKGVPTTARIANGATVERELKFALNDVGQVRMALRNPDFTTAIRIADAVNGRLGAGNARVVDLTTVDVRITGSYVGNVSRLIGEIEQLPVRPDAIARVVVDERSGTIVIGDDVRVSRVAITQGNLTVRVVETPQVSQPQPFSNGSTVVVPRTDVQVQEGNGRQFVTVGGNVSLQQLVNGLNALGVGPRDMVAILQAIKAAGALHADLEII